The genomic interval AATACATATGAACTGCCACCAAAAAATTGTGTATGAAAAAGTTATCAGAAAATTGTATGTTGGCTTTTGGGCAAAAGAAAAGCTAAGAATATGACAGAATGACTAATCAGTTACCAAGGGCGTTTCTCCCTCCCCTTCATCAGCAACAACATGCCCAGCAATCAGTAAAAGCGAATAAACTTCCTCCaaaatttcagttggataaatAACTCCCTTGCCCTACAGATATAGTCAATAACTTGCTATGAGCAAATGACATACAGATAAATACCTTTCATAAATCACAAATGTATGTAAAAGAATGTTCAATGCAATATATAAAAGATCattacaaaaggaaaacaaaacaaaacaaaacagaagtCATCATACAGCAGCAGCAATGCAAAGCTGCGGTGCTTAGATCACTCAATGGTGCACTTCAATCAATAGTGCATCAAACTGAAATAAAGTTCAACACATCACTATAGAGGAAACCCAAactttagggaaaaaaaaaaggaccaacGATATCTTTCCTCTGATGGCTAACCCTACAGTAaggagaaaaaagtaaaaaaaaaaaattaatgatcagGAACATAATATAACCAAGATAAAATCTACGAATCAATTATATCTTTTGGCCTGGATTTAATATATCAAGCATGTACCATCGCACACAGCCAGCGAAAAAATAAGAATACTAAAAGAGATCCACTACCTGCACTGAGATCACATGACCAGTACAAGAATGCTGGAAACAGATAGGTGAAGTCAAGTTCCTACCCCATTAAGAGCTTACATGCCACATTTCTTTCCCTTGGGTCCCCCACCCCCTCCCCCTCCAGCTTgggttttctctttctttaattCGAATCACTAACTTGCATAATCCCTCCCCACCTATTCTTAGAAGGCAAACCCTGAAAGGTAAGTAGTAGTTTAAGCCTCCCCTACATAGTAAACTTTTTATTATGCCCTTCAAGCCTGATTGTTTGCTATGGCCGATGGTATTTTATTAtgcctaaattatattattattttattgagattagTTAGAAGAGGACTAGAATTTGGACCCTTAGAGAATTTCAGTTTGTGAATTATGTATAAGCCTTTGTTGGAAGCCTTTTTATGAACCCTATTTATGATAAAGGAAGTTTCATGTGATTTTAGAACTGCATGAATGATAATGTGACTGAATACTATGTAGtatgattatatattttaaagaatgaaaGGCAAGGTAAGGTAAcgttaaaggaaagaaaagaaaatgaaaaggtatGACTGCATGTGTGTGATGGGGATAAAGGACTGACCATAACGACAATGAAGACAATGCCATGAGGTTTGGACGGATTGCAACTTCAGAATGCATCATTGGCGGTGCACCTAgtgatttttctttataaattgtTATGGAATCTGTTATACATGGTGCAAAAGTGTAatgttttaagtttagtagCATTCGGTTTCTCTAGCTTTAAAAGCCTAGAGGAAAGTGGTGTTACACCATCTCCCCTCATATCATGCAAATCTAACACTAACCCAAGTTAGCAGATTCTTCACTAAGAGTTCGATAGAAACAAATGATCTCATCCTTCATCTCCACCTCCTCAGAACAAACAGAACCATCAACTTTAAAATCCATGATTCGAGTCACCCCTACAGGAATTCAATAATCGATAAAAACACATAGCATCATTTTCACGTTCCTACTTTATTACATAACCTTAATAGCAACTTTAGCATTCATTAATTTACTTCATTGAATCACATTAAACTGAACATAAACCTTATCGATCTcaaggggtgtaaattcaaaatTGACATAGAAATTatcgttcattttttttttctttttataagtaataatctttattgatgagaatgaaactaggcaatgcccaagtacacaggaagtatacaaagtgagacacctaattacattctagaaggctagaaagaagataaaagaaattatcgTTCATGAAGTAACATCAATGCCACCACTGTCTATTTCATAATCAACCTACAGAAATATTCTGTATTAAGCAACATAAGTACCGCCACTGTCTATTTCTTACTTTTTCAAGTAACCAATTTAATGCTTAAGATCATTCTAGTGAGTTAATGTGGCTACACAATTTCTCCTAGACCTTCAATAAAGCCCTTTGATGGAAGTTGTTATGGAGGTGTCATCAGGAAAGTGAGGCTTTGTGGAGGGCATTGATCGATTCCAAATGTGGGAGTGCCTGGGgtttggtgttctaatgaggttAGAGGTATACATGGTGTGGGggtgtgaaaaaatatattaggaGCAGTTGGGGAGATTTTGCCAAAAATGAAAGTTTTGCAGTTGGTGATTAGGGTTAGTTTTTGGCATGATTATTGTCTCTTGATGTGGTGGTAGGGCCCTTAAGGTTGCTTTTCCTAGCCTCTTCTGGTTCGCTCATAATCAGGATGCTTCAGCAGTGGTGTTTTGGACTACTCTAGCGGttcccctcaatggaatgtacATTTTACTGTAGCAGCGAATGATTGGGAAATGGATGCAATTTCTGTTCTGTTTAGATTGTTGTATGATACAAGTACTGGCAGGGCTGAGGCGGCAGACAAGATGGTTTGGATTCATACCGGTAACAAGAAGTTCACAGTTCGCTCTATGTACAAGGTGTTGTTGTCTGGTCAAAATGTGGTACactcttttccttggaagtgtataTGGAGGAGTAAGGTGCCATCAAAGGTCACTTTCTTTGGTTGGACTGCTTCCCTTGGGAAAATTCTGACCTTGGATAATCTTAAGAAGCATGGACTACTtgttatggattggtgctacatgtgtaaaaaatGTGGTGAATCGGTGGATCATTTGTTACTTCGTTGTGAGATGGAAAGGGTGTTATGGTATGAGGTCTTTAATAGGATTGGAGTGGCGTGGGTGATTCCTagaagggtggtggatcttttcTCTTGTGAAGAGCTCTTAAGGATACTCTCAAATTGCTGCTGTTTGGAGCGTGATCCCtttatgtcttatgtggtgtatttggtttgAGAGGAACGGCCggtgttttgaagataaggaatgcTTAGTGGAAGACCAAAGATGTCTCTTTTGCAACACTTTAGTTCTTTGGGCTTTGGCCAATGGAACTAGTGTTCATgatgttcttgtttctttttctagttcctGACTTGTAACTAGGTTTGCACATTTGTATACTTcaatgtacttgggctatgcctatttacttgtctcaataaagtttttcttacttatcaaagaaacaaaaaaacattttctccTAGAGATGGATTCTCCACTCCTAGTCCCATTCCAATGTTTTGGGATAAcatgctttcttttttatttttttgataggtaacagaaattttattaatataaatgaaaatagacgtagcccaagtacacaagacgcatacaagagaaaacaccaagtggggaactagaaatagagacaagaaaatcattctagcctaagaaaattttttttccaaaccaaAAATGCGGAGTAAATACATAATCCCACCGCAAATAGTAACTCCATATCTTCTCCTTCTCTTCAAGGTAGCAATATCATTATTGATCAAATTAGGATGGTACTGAACAATAGTACAACTCCAAATGTTGTAACTCTGTCATCAACTTACTCTCAACAAAATAGGCAACCAATGTCTCGTCACAAAATTAagcaaatacaaaataatatggACGCAAGTCTTGATAAGCAGATTTTCACCTAATACCACAAGCTGCAAACAGAAGGGGGGATATGAACCTTGCTACAATTTCCTAAATTTTGTTAATGTCAAAGCTTAGATAGGTGAAAACTAAAGCAAATCATAATCTGTAAGATCACATGACCAATAGTGGGAATAACAACCCCTAAAATTTCACTGGTTATTATCAAATGGCACCAAATATTTGTTTACAAGAaagttatttttcaaaaatgaagattaaaacCACCTGATCAAGCCGTACAAAGCGTTCGGAAAAAAGCCTTGTGAGCAAAGGAATTGCGACATCAATTGCTCCTCTCGCAATAAGAGCATACGAGCTTAACCTTTCATCCATGGCTGCAAGGACCATACATCTAAAATTTAGAGTGAAATAACGTCAAGCACTAAAGCTAAAGATCATGATGAGGGAAAATAACAATTTTCATGCAGCATCACCATTTAACATGTATTGAGACCTAGTATTGTAACAAACACtcgggaaaaaataaaaaaaataaaataaaaaaaaaaaaaaaaaaccagatagCTGAAGGAAATCTAGTATTTGCAACTTTCAATATACCAGAGATCGAAGTGTGAAGGTAGTCATCGTCATCGTCATCGGTCAATGCAGAAGATACAGCCGCTGTATTGCATTAACATTCACTTTTATGACCAAGTAAAACCCCCAAAGAAATTGATTCTACACAGAAAAACAAAGATGAAGCAACATAGCATGTAATATTGAAGAATTACCTTTTAGCTCCGACTCTACAATCAAGGCAAAGAGATTGCCAGCAGCATTTACACCTTCAGGAGGAAGCATTGATTTCCCACCAGAACTATCAAATGGCTGAATAAGAGTTAAAACATTCTTTAGTTTCATGGCCAATCCCAAAAGCCTAAAAGCAGACATACCAACGATCTCATCATGACCAAATAGACAAACGATACTATCTAGTATCATCAATAACAACAAATGAGCACTGGAACAATCTTGGCATAAACTCATCCTCATAATATACAAGCATTGGGCATTGGGCTCGTTCACACATATGTAACAAGATACAACGTGCTAAGAGTAATAGATGTTTATTATAATGCCTTTAAGGATGCATACCACAAGAAGGGCAGTCCATGTATCCAGCAAGATATCACGGGCCACCCAGCTCCATGTCTCCTCTTCAGTGTTACTCATCATAAGGACTTTAATGACctcacacattaaggtggataaTAGGGTAAGAGTGCCAAAAGGCCTGAACATCAATGCAAAAGGTTTAGTCAAAGACCACATCTGTGAAAGGTGTATAcccctcataaaaataaaatcctcaAGGAAAGCtaaagaaagaaatacaaattacaaaagtAGTATACTCTGTTACAAACCTTATGGCCTTCAAGAGTTGGTCAAACACAAAGGGAGTTGTTACATTTGCAATGGACAATAATGCACGACAACCATCAAGCATCTCACTGAACATAACCAGaatgaaaatgagttattgGGGTTGtatttacatatacatatatatggatGACAATAGAGTTGATTTACAAGGATATTACCTTTCACTTTTTCCACATTCAATCAATTTTGAAACTGCATCAGGAGGATCAATCCAATCTATCATCCCTGAGAGCAGCTGCAGCAAATGATGTTCATGCATTTTCCCATTATCTACATCACCGAACCATTTATTCactaaatcatttattttatattgcaGAATTGTTACTGGATGAAACTTAGAAGCAAAATGTATCATTTGAACGTGATATAAACTTCCATTACTGAGATTACATAGTCAATTAACTTTTGAATGTATGTATATTCAAGTAAAAATTTCAGCAAAAAATCGAATTTTAAATAGAATGTTGAAGCCAGCTTATTTGACCATCTCCTGGAAGTTACAATCCGAAAATGTGACAGATagtcgtttttctttttttttaaagcgggATTATGCTCGGGTAGTCATCCAATCGTTAAATGGACTTTTTTGATGACTTCAGAACAAACCCTGAGAAGTGAATCCCATTTACACAACCCCACCCCTAGAACTATGTACCAGGTAATTGAAGGGAACTCTTAGTATGGAATCGAACCCAGGTTGTCAGTTTACAGCTCATCTCAAGTCCGCACTTTGACCACTAGGTTGCACCCTGATACATCATTAAATGGCACATCACAAGATCATACTCAGCTCATCCCAATCATTAATGACCCAAACTGGCTTAAGATTATACTCAGAAATTCAACAACATCACAAGTTTTGTTATTCAACTCTTAACATTTATTCCTTTCACTTCTCAAAATGCATGGCATTAGCAACCATTTCAAGCAGGTTTATCCAATGTGACACATTTTTACCATCAAATATTAACAAATGGTGTGTCACTTTCAGGAGTTCAgggtgaaaaatatatttaaccctttgaaatttgaaaggttCCTACTTCAAAAATCCAAGAGTACCTCAGTATGaattcatagtttttttttatatataagatttgaatttatagatttactatAGGCAACTGATTAAGTGGACAAAATTAGGCTTTTGAAAGATTCAACCAGTTGAACTTATCTTATTTAAATAAGGGCATTGGTTGTCAACTAAAAGATCTTAGTCCTAACAAGAAATACACGTGAGTGGGCAAGAATGTTGTACCAGAAAGAAAAATGGTTCCTGTCAATGAGCAGAATTGCAAAATTAATTTACGAGCAGAGACTGCAATAGGGCAGTCAATCCAGTAACCTTCACACGAAAACTTCTGTCTAAGTGTCGCATATAAGCTCAGGAGCCACCCTATATGGCCACTTGAAATCAAAACATCACGCCAAGCAGGACCAGGCTACAAGCAGCACAAAAAAGAAcccagaaaatgaaaacaactaGAACGTAAGGAGTTCAAAATTCTGGTCATGCCATTTAACAAAAGTTTGCATATAGCATAAACTGAAGATAATAGATAACACATTATACACCATCAATGCTGTCTATAAAGCATTGGTGTGGACTAGACTATTATCTTGTTAAGATTGGCATCTATAAGTACtctctcgttttttttttttttttttttttttttttttgggaaaagcATATTCAAGGAAAGTTGTAAACAGAAATACATTGCTATCTATTACGATGACACAACCACAATCTTCTATATAAGTGCTTTCACATgcgggggggggagagagagagagagagagagagagcccacTACCTGCACTAAGGTACACTCAGATCCCCTAGGTGAATCAGTATCATGCCTAGCTACAGCAGAGAAAACATTTACACTGGATTTCGTGCTGTTGTTGTTGTACCGAAAATCCCAGTTCAGGATCTGAAGCATGAGTCGCAATGCAGCATTACAAACTTTAACCTCCGGTACTGCAGAGTTGGATTCAATTATCCTATTTGTGACACTTATAGCAGCATTTCGAGCCCAGTTGTAGAACGTCTATCATTTATATCATACCAAAGCAGCAATGACAATGTCAGAAGAAAAAATTCAGAACCATGATGGTACGTCCATTATTAACATCAGCtcattttggaaggaaaattccACTTACAGAAAAACAATACCATATGCTTcaccataaaaagaaatgaaaggaaaaaaatgcaaaCCGAAACTGAAAGAACCTTTAAAAAGTCTATCTCTAATGACCTCCGGCATTGCTCATGAAACTCCCTAGGAAGGCCCATGGCACTTGAAGTAGATGGAGAAAATTCAGATACCTGAAAAGAAACATATTCAGTCCTAATCCAGTAACATGCCTGAAGCAAAAACCCGTC from Juglans microcarpa x Juglans regia isolate MS1-56 chromosome 4S, Jm3101_v1.0, whole genome shotgun sequence carries:
- the LOC121262237 gene encoding exportin-4 isoform X5 — protein: MQGPGSNGLAQLQATMHSVELACTSIQMHINPAAAEATLLSLRSTPQPYQLCQFILENSQVPNARFQAAAAIRDAAIREWGFLIADDKRSLISFCLCFVMQHASSPEGYVLAKVSSVAAQLMKRGWLDFTAVEKEAFFNQVNQAILGIHGIDVQFIGVNFLESLVSEFSPSTSSAMGLPREFHEQCRRSLEIDFLKTFYNWARNAAISVTNRIIESNSAVPEVKVCNAALRLMLQILNWDFRYNNNSTKSSVNVFSAVARHDTDSPRGSECTLVQPGPAWRDVLISSGHIGWLLSLYATLRQKFSCEGYWIDCPIAVSARKLILQFCSLTGTIFLSDNGKMHEHHLLQLLSGMIDWIDPPDAVSKLIECGKSESEMLDGCRALLSIANVTTPFVFDQLLKAIRPFGTLTLLSTLMCEVIKVLMMSNTEEETWSWVARDILLDTWTALLVPFDSSGGKSMLPPEGVNAAGNLFALIVESELKAAVSSALTDDDDDDYLHTSISAMDERLSSYALIARGAIDVAIPLLTRLFSERFVRLDQGKGVIYPTEILEEVYSLLLIAGHVVADEGEGETPLVPYAIQTYFADNIEADKHPVIVLSSSIIRFAEKSLDAELRTLVFSPRLMEAVVWFLSRWSHTYLMHPEEIKEGNSVHDQDHQLRLLQTRKGLLNFFGERIQGRLVLDIIVRISITTLMSYPGEKDLQALTCYRLLHALVQHKHICVHLFSLDSWRNLAHAFANEKSLLLLNTAHQRSLAQTLVHSASGLMNSDASNLRIVWQG